A window of the Synechococcales cyanobacterium T60_A2020_003 genome harbors these coding sequences:
- the ruvX gene encoding Holliday junction resolvase RuvX — MAERIAALGLDVGRKRIGIAGCDGTGLIAIGLLTIDRRSFAEDVALLRDLVTERQVSQLVVGLPYTMDGELGFQARQVQKFADRLSKALQLPVEYVDERLTSVEAEQLIQGEGRSPSQNKALIDRKAAALILQRWLDARRTS; from the coding sequence ATGGCAGAGCGGATAGCGGCTCTAGGGCTGGATGTTGGGCGCAAGCGCATTGGGATAGCCGGGTGCGACGGTACGGGCTTGATTGCGATCGGACTGCTGACCATTGATCGTCGTTCTTTTGCGGAGGATGTGGCGCTGCTGCGAGATCTGGTGACTGAGCGGCAGGTTTCCCAACTGGTGGTGGGATTGCCCTACACGATGGACGGCGAGCTTGGGTTTCAGGCGCGGCAGGTGCAAAAGTTTGCTGATCGCCTCTCTAAAGCCCTCCAACTTCCGGTAGAGTACGTGGATGAGCGGTTAACGTCCGTGGAGGCAGAGCAGTTAATCCAAGGCGAAGGGCGATCGCCCTCCCAAAATAAAGCCTTGATCGATCGGAAAGCGGCTGCTCTGATCTTGCAGCGGTGGCTGGATGCACGGCGAACAAGCTGA
- a CDS encoding DUF3727 domain-containing protein yields the protein MNNNDFDIEEDTISLADEEGRSLVCYVEKSIEVDGREYLLLFPIDAPVQIFAWDDDAEDEDEALFDLEDDEVDEVFDTARAVLAEQNLTLNRSALTLTAKGELPEAQEDDVITLNLDWDDQEPTEESFQILARFFHEEQEYIMCTPIDPLPIFAQMDGDEHLKLLEPEEYEMVRSQLEDQLFDDLD from the coding sequence ATGAACAACAACGATTTTGATATTGAAGAAGATACGATTAGCCTGGCGGATGAAGAGGGGCGATCGCTCGTGTGCTACGTCGAGAAATCGATCGAAGTGGACGGACGCGAATACCTCCTGCTGTTTCCGATTGATGCTCCCGTTCAAATCTTTGCGTGGGATGACGATGCTGAAGATGAAGACGAAGCGTTGTTTGACCTAGAAGATGACGAGGTTGACGAGGTTTTTGATACGGCGCGCGCGGTATTAGCGGAGCAAAATTTGACCCTGAACCGATCAGCGCTGACCTTGACGGCCAAAGGCGAATTGCCCGAAGCCCAGGAAGACGACGTGATTACCCTTAATCTGGATTGGGATGATCAAGAACCGACGGAAGAGTCGTTTCAAATCTTGGCTCGATTTTTCCACGAGGAGCAGGAGTATATTATGTGTACCCCCATCGATCCGCTGCCCATCTTTGCGCAGATGGATGGCGACGAACACTTGAAACTCTTGGAGCCGGAGGAGTATGAGATGGTGCGATCGCAGCTCGAAGACCAATTGTTTGATGATTTGGACTAG
- a CDS encoding YqeG family HAD IIIA-type phosphatase produces MSWGILLQPDLILGDSVLSLTLEMLKQNNIKGLVLDVDDTLVHFRSVEVSEEVQQWIQSLKPFVRIWLVSNNMSRHRIQHIATILDVPFIVGARKPSRRKLRQALKAMQLPVAQVAMVGDRLFTDVLAGNRLGMFTVLVEPMTLPSLTDRKSIVRVLEVWLSRILGATMPKQHKYSKLNESTEREI; encoded by the coding sequence ATGTCTTGGGGTATTTTGCTACAACCTGATTTGATTTTGGGAGACTCCGTGTTGAGCCTCACGCTGGAGATGCTGAAACAAAACAACATCAAGGGTCTGGTCTTAGATGTGGATGACACCCTGGTTCACTTCCGGTCAGTCGAGGTGTCCGAGGAGGTGCAGCAATGGATTCAATCTCTGAAACCGTTTGTCCGCATTTGGCTGGTCAGCAACAACATGAGTCGGCATCGTATTCAGCACATTGCCACGATCTTGGACGTTCCCTTCATTGTTGGGGCACGGAAACCGTCGCGACGGAAACTACGGCAAGCGTTAAAGGCCATGCAACTTCCCGTTGCTCAGGTCGCCATGGTGGGCGATCGCCTGTTTACGGATGTGTTGGCTGGAAATCGCCTGGGCATGTTTACCGTGCTTGTGGAACCGATGACGTTACCCTCTCTCACGGATCGCAAGAGCATTGTGCGGGTACTGGAGGTCTGGCTATCGCGAATTCTGGGTGCCACGATGCCAAAGCAGCATAAGTATTCGAAACTTAACGAATCAACAGAAAGGGAAATATAA
- a CDS encoding GNAT family N-acetyltransferase, translating into MTSSLSIKLHIRPFQYRDLDDIEVLIQARQPSGGSQDAEDSGDRPLSLIQQVRRWYGPVKALSIVPNPLQHLFSAYVAEYDGQLCGMIQVSPFNRSRSTWRVDQVVSQAVVTRSGEKLLALDIGSQLLRYCFESIWEARTWLIEVDVNDGDTLALYRHNGFQPLAQMTYWAIAPDIIQTLAQHTPDLPNLLPVGNADAFLLHQLDTVSMPPLVRQVFDRQTIDFKTGLAGSVVESGKQWVNRTESKTGYVFEPQRKAAIGFFKLSLSRNTSQTPEADLTVHPAYTWLYPELLAHMARLVEESSRQTLRLASTDYQSEREEYLAKIGAEQTEHTLLMSRSVWHKLREARPTALENLQLSEMLQGLQPARKPIPSRLSFLDSAQEAIQKNRKPSSHRGNSNGHPATNPSLGTGMEWEVDPSSSDSSTPSQG; encoded by the coding sequence CATTCAAGCTCGGCAGCCCTCTGGTGGATCTCAAGATGCGGAGGATAGCGGCGATCGCCCCCTCAGCCTCATCCAACAGGTTCGCCGCTGGTATGGCCCGGTCAAAGCCCTGAGCATTGTGCCGAATCCCCTTCAACATTTATTTTCGGCCTACGTTGCTGAGTACGACGGTCAACTCTGCGGCATGATTCAGGTATCGCCCTTTAACCGCAGCCGTTCGACGTGGCGGGTCGATCAGGTGGTGAGTCAAGCCGTTGTCACCCGGTCTGGTGAAAAGTTGCTGGCGCTGGATATCGGATCCCAACTGCTGCGCTACTGCTTTGAAAGCATCTGGGAAGCACGCACATGGCTGATTGAGGTCGATGTGAACGATGGGGATACCCTAGCCCTCTACCGCCATAACGGATTCCAACCCCTCGCTCAGATGACCTATTGGGCGATCGCCCCCGACATTATTCAAACCCTAGCCCAGCATACCCCCGATCTGCCCAATCTTTTACCTGTGGGGAATGCCGATGCGTTCCTGCTGCACCAGTTAGACACGGTATCGATGCCGCCCCTCGTCCGCCAAGTGTTCGATCGCCAAACGATTGATTTCAAGACAGGGCTGGCAGGGTCAGTCGTAGAAAGTGGTAAGCAGTGGGTGAACCGCACGGAGAGCAAAACAGGGTATGTGTTTGAACCACAGCGCAAAGCGGCGATCGGGTTCTTTAAGCTCAGCCTGAGTCGCAATACCTCCCAGACCCCAGAGGCCGATTTAACCGTGCATCCTGCCTATACCTGGCTCTATCCAGAGCTACTCGCCCACATGGCGCGACTGGTTGAGGAATCATCACGGCAAACCCTGCGCCTCGCCTCAACGGACTATCAATCAGAGCGGGAAGAATATCTCGCCAAGATTGGTGCAGAGCAGACGGAACACACGCTGCTGATGTCGCGCTCGGTATGGCATAAACTGCGGGAGGCTCGGCCTACGGCGTTGGAGAACCTGCAGCTTTCTGAAATGCTTCAAGGGCTGCAACCTGCTCGCAAGCCGATTCCTAGCCGTCTCTCCTTCCTGGACTCAGCTCAGGAGGCCATTCAAAAAAATCGTAAGCCTTCATCGCATCGAGGAAATTCAAACGGGCATCCTGCTACAAATCCGTCCTTGGGAACGGGCATGGAGTGGGAGGTTGATCCGTCTTCGTCTGATTCATCGACTCCGTCCCAAGGCTAA
- the mltG gene encoding endolytic transglycosylase MltG, with amino-acid sequence MSNSRRISKLFFYLLLLPAVIGVAAWQGWSWWSWATATVVSLDEATTQLSDEASVQIEIPPGTSAQQIGEDLEAAGLIRSATAWKVWTRAQHLTNREGGFQAGTYELSPMDPLGAIADTIWEGDVVQVSITIPEGWNIQQMAEYLEAQGLFPAKDFIAASQTIPYDEYPWLPENLPHLEGFLFPDTYVLPDPATPDAIVRQMLTQFEQVALPIYDEANSPYSLLEWVTLASIVEKEAVVGDERSLIASVFARRLTEGMTLGADPTVEYALGILQTPDRPLTLRDVNTPSPYNTYLNPGLPPTPIASPGIDSLEASLSPDDTDYLYFVARYDGTHVFSRTLAEHEAAQAEIQDGLAAQQHSESGSVN; translated from the coding sequence ATGAGTAACTCTCGCCGCATTTCCAAATTGTTTTTCTACCTTCTGCTGCTTCCTGCTGTGATCGGTGTAGCAGCATGGCAGGGGTGGAGCTGGTGGAGTTGGGCGACTGCGACTGTGGTGTCTCTAGACGAGGCAACGACTCAATTATCAGACGAGGCAAGCGTACAAATCGAAATTCCTCCCGGTACCTCTGCTCAGCAGATTGGCGAGGATCTGGAAGCGGCAGGGCTAATTCGGTCAGCCACGGCATGGAAGGTGTGGACACGGGCACAGCATCTCACCAATCGGGAAGGAGGATTCCAGGCTGGAACCTACGAGCTATCGCCGATGGATCCCCTAGGAGCGATCGCCGATACGATTTGGGAAGGGGATGTGGTGCAGGTCAGCATCACCATTCCGGAAGGTTGGAACATTCAACAGATGGCGGAGTATTTAGAAGCCCAGGGGCTGTTCCCAGCAAAGGACTTTATTGCCGCTAGCCAGACTATTCCCTACGACGAGTATCCGTGGCTGCCAGAAAATCTGCCCCATCTCGAAGGCTTCCTGTTCCCAGACACCTACGTTTTACCCGATCCCGCAACTCCAGATGCGATCGTGCGTCAAATGCTGACCCAGTTTGAGCAGGTAGCCCTTCCCATTTATGACGAGGCCAACTCTCCCTATTCCTTGTTGGAGTGGGTGACGCTTGCCAGTATTGTGGAGAAAGAAGCGGTTGTGGGTGACGAGCGATCGCTAATTGCCAGCGTATTTGCGCGTCGTCTCACGGAAGGGATGACTCTGGGGGCCGATCCGACGGTGGAATATGCCCTTGGTATTCTCCAAACCCCCGATCGCCCCCTGACCCTCCGGGATGTCAACACGCCCTCGCCCTACAACACCTATCTGAACCCTGGTCTGCCCCCAACCCCCATCGCCAGTCCCGGAATTGACAGTTTAGAAGCCTCCCTATCCCCCGACGATACAGACTATCTGTATTTTGTGGCGCGATATGATGGCACTCACGTTTTCAGTCGAACCCTGGCCGAACATGAGGCTGCTCAGGCTGAGATTCAGGATGGCTTGGCGGCTCAGCAACACTCAGAATCTGGTTCGGTTAACTGA